One genomic region from Salvelinus sp. IW2-2015 linkage group LG24, ASM291031v2, whole genome shotgun sequence encodes:
- the LOC111951432 gene encoding toll-like receptor 13 produces MRAMFPLFLLIQSVSGWMHPKCHVYNSGEHFPTWNYCPLAEQYTAACRDVTAIEEVLLGLPSHINTLCISMKHGENSSMSLGFFARFQYLKYLFIGGCFPQILPAGNSQGLQNLQHMYFNGLVTGCCDCHIGPNTFRDLVKLSNLTIIGYRLSAMAPDVFHGIPQLQSVFIHEPCVEDLSEILCRIINIMSLTELNVQAPNIQSLNQSNCSILNATESNLTSASLGFGQINHIEXGALACLQNLTRFSGVLNQDVLLRLPLSGIKQIQFLYFSGRTDIDFESICNVVFLLSIKEIHLANVNTSSLSMSSVELCIGLESMGFHGLEAFYSSPHLKLNFISSLKNLKILYVCDQTANSLDLCSFRKQPITWLTRLTFMSRNVQTLFAKQFSCLENLRSLDLSCFISNIEDFAFFGLANLESLDITQNNITQLYANTFIGLHSXTLLDLRGNPQIYNIEAMSFAQLTCLRQVFLGYLNYPPREPVIKLNLTLVFGDVLSHLTHLYISSGMRPMQLIIGSNVTSKQNLSLQLKGQTVSFEDCDRPFFQSVTHLNADAEEFLCGAEFMGKYFTSVETFVYRSKLSARSVDLTSMNQLIHLKKLTLIQVDLLIQRSADIIFHNLTKLEVLKLSNCRIDSLEGGLTKDFKSLKTLNLRIENIYNVIYSFTEPLSSLKYLILDTLQIFCSCDNAWLIAWAKAYRPVEVIMLNHEVMYKLEDLICLSDNGLDTPNFVKYTEANCTTEVGFVLFAATGLGVLFFMLVVLVHNLAGPYLLPLYYITLGWLSEAMRSNTRGRYHYDAFVSYSGKDERWVVEELLPNLEKRGPPFLRLCLHSRDFQLGKDIVENITDSLYRSRHTLCLVSHHYLRSNWCSLEMKLATSRLQVEQRDILLLVFLEKIPPCRLSPHHRLARLVKTRTYLDWPQDPHQHQAFWDRLWAKLKPPTEA; encoded by the coding sequence ATGAGAGCTATGTTTCCCCTGTTCCTGTTGATTCAGAGTGTTAGTGGATGGATGCATCCTAAATGCCACGTTTATAACAGTGGTGaacactttcccacctggaactACTGTCCTTTGGCAGAACAGTACACTGCTGCCTGTCGAGATGTCACAGCCATCGAGGAGGTTCTGCTTGGACTTCCCTCTCATATCAATACCCTCTGCATATctatgaaacatggtgaaaatagtTCCATGTCTCTGGGCTTTTTCGCTCGTTTTCAGTATTTGAAGTACCTGTTCATTGGAGGCTGTTTTCCTCAAATCCTTCCAGCTGGGAATAGCCAGGGCCTTCAAAATCTGCAACATATGTACTTTAATGGATTGGTCACTGGGTGCTGTGATTGTCATATTGGGCCTAACACATTCAGAGATCTAGTCAAGCTAAGTAATTTGACCATAATTGGTTATAGGCTATCAGCAATGGCACCAGATGTTTTCCATGGCATACCTCAATTACAAAGTGTCTTTATTCATGAACCCTGTGTAGAGGATTTGTCAGAAATACTATGCAGAATAATTAACATAATGTCACTTACAGAGTTAAATGTACAGGCACCAAATATACAATCATTAAACCAATCAAACTGCTCCATCTTAAACGCCACCGAAAGCAATCTAACAAGCGCTAGTTTAGGTTTCGGTCAAATAAACCATATAGAGGRAGGTGCACTGGCTTGTCTCCAGAACCTGACACGTTTTTCTGGGGTCCTAAACCAGGATGTCCTACTGCGCCTTCCCCTGTCTGGCATTAAGCAAATCCAGTTCTTGTATTTCTCTGGTAGGACTGACATTGATTTCGAAAGTATctgtaatgtagtgtttttgctttcAATCAAGGAAATACATTTAGCCAATGTCAATACAAGCAGCCTCTCCATGTCCAGTGTGGAATTGTGCATTGGGCTGGAATCTATGGGTTTTCATGGACTTGAAGCCTTCTATTCTTCTCCCCATTTGAAATTGAATTTTATTTCCAGTCTCAAAAACCTTAAAATATTATATGTATGTGACCAGACAGCGAACAGTCTTGACCTCTGCTCCTTCCGAAAACAACCAATCACATGGTTAACACGACTCACTTTCATGTCGAGAAATGTACAAACGCTTTTTGCAAAACAGTTCAGCTGTCTTGAGAACCTGCGGTCTCTAGATTTGTCATGTTTCATTTCAAACATTGAAGACTTTGCTTTCTTCGGATTGGCAAATCTGGAGTCCTTAGACATTACACAAAATAATATAACCCAGTTATATGCAAACACGTTTATTGGTTTACATAGTTTKACATTGTTAGACCTCAGGGGAAATCCACAGATCTACAATATTGAAGCAATGTCTTTCGCACAACTTACGTGTCTAAGACAAGTGTTTCTGGGGTACTTGAACTATCCACCAAGAGAACCCGTGATAAAGCTGAATCTGACACTTGTATTCGGTGACGTTCTGAGTCACCTGACTCATCTGTACATTAGTTCAGGTATGAGGCCAATGCAGTTGATTATTGGCAGTAACGTCACATCTAAACAGAACCTGAGTCTCCAACTCAAAGGCCAGACAGTGTCATTTGAAGACTGTGACAGACCCTTCTTTCAGTCTGTAACCCATCTTAATGCTGATGCTGAAGAATTCCTTTGTGGAGCTGAATTCATGGGAAAGTACTTCACGTCCGTGGAGACATTTGTCTACAGATCAAAGCTTTCAGCTAGAAGTGTGGATTTAACATCAATGAATCAGCTGATTCACCTGAAAAAACTGACTTTAATACAGGTGGATCTTTTAATACAGCGTTCTGCCGACATCATTTTTCACAACCTGACCAAACTGGAGGTTCTGAAACTTTCAAACTGCAGGATTGACTCTTTGGAGGGGGGTTTAACTAAAGACTTTAAATCCTTGAAAACATTAAATTTGCGTATCGAGAACATTTATAATGTAATCTACAGCTTTACTGAACCTCTCTCTAGCCTAAAGTATTTGATACTTGATACATTACAGATTTTTTGCAGTTGTGACAATGCTTGGCTCATTGCATGGGCAAAGGCGTACAGGCCGGTTGAAGTGATCATGCTTAATCATGAAGTTATGTATAAATTAGAAGACTTGATATGCTTGTCAGACAATGGACTAGACACACCTAAYTTTGTCAAGTACACAGAAGCCAACTGCACAACAGAGGTGGGCTTTGTGCTCTTTGCTGCGACTGGCCTGGGAGTCCTGTTCTTCATGCTGGTGGTGCTGGTCCATAATCTGGCCGGTCCTtacctcctccccctctactACATCACCCTTGGCTGGCTGTCGGAGGCGATGCGATCAAACACCAGGGGGCGCTACCACTACGATGCGTTTGTCTCCTACAGCGGGAAGGACGAGCGCTGGGTGGTGGAGGAGCTACTACCCAACCTGGAGAAGAGGGGTCCCCCTTTCCTGCGCCTCTGTCTGCACAGCAGGGACTTCCAGCTGGGGAAGGACATTGTGGAGAACATCACAGACAGCCTCTACCGGAGCCGACACACCCTCTGCCTAGTCAGCCACCACTACCTGCGCAGTAACTGGTGYTCCCTGGAGATGAAGCTGGCCACCTCCAGGCTGCAGGTGGAGCAAAGGGACATCCTCCTCCTGGTCTTCCTGGAGAAGATCCCCCCTTGCCGGCTATCTCCCCACCACAGGCTGGCTCGCCTTGTCAAGACTAGGACCTATCTGGACTGGCCCCAGGACCCCCATCAGCACCAGGCATTCTGGGACAGACTGTGGGCTAAACTGAAACCTCCAACTGAAGCCTAA